The Streptomyces sp. NBC_00286 nucleotide sequence TGACGCATGGCGGCCTCGGCCGCCGCTCCATCACCGGCGGCCAGGGCATCCACGATCCGGGAGTGGTGCGCCAGGGAGATCTCGTTCGGCCGGTCACAGCCGGCGACCGGGCCGCCGGAGACCTGCAGGGCCGCCGACACGATCCCGGAGAGATGCTCCAGCATGCGGTTGCCGGCGACCTGGATGAGGAGCGAGTGGAACTCCGCGTCGGCGCGCGAGAAGGTGAGCGCGTCGCCCTGCGCCATGGAGTGCCCCATGATCTCGACCATGTCGGCGAGCCGCTGCTGCACCTCCTCGCGTCCGTGTCCGGCGGCGAGGCGGGCGGCCAGCGGCTCGATCGTCCAGCGCAGCTCGCTCAGCTCGCGCCGCTGATCGTCGCGCTGCGGTCCGTAGGCCCGCCACTCGATGATGTCCGGGTCGAGGAGGTTCCAGTCGCTGACGGGCCGTACCCGTGTGCCGACATTGGGGCGGGCACTGACCAGGCCCTTGGCCTCGAGGACGCGGAGTGACTCACGGACGACGGTGCGGGAGACCTCGAACCGCTGGCCGATCTCCTCAGGGACGAGCGGGCGGTCTGCTCCGAGGTCGCCGGAAACGATCATCTGACCCAGCTGTTGGACGAGTTGGCCGTGCAGGCCGCGGCCGCGGGAGCCCGCGGCCCGCCTGCCCACGCGGCCCAGCTCAGGGTCCGTGCCCTCCCACGCGGGGGCGCCGACGCGATCGACGCCGGGGGCCTCCGCGTAGGGGTAGCGGTCGAGTTCGCCCGGGCCGGCCAGGCCGGAGTCTGCGGAGCGGGCGGCGGTCATCATGGTGTGCGCAAGGGTACTCACGCATCCTTTGTCGGCGTCGCCCTCAACTGCCTTGAGGTCTTTGGTGAAAAGCACACGAAAGGGTGATCGCTCACCCCATCGCAATTGACGCCTTATCGGAAAGAAATGGGCGTTCACCGAGGAGTTGTGCCCATCGGGGAACGCCTGTGCCGCTCAGAACGACCACCGGAACCTGCCTCGCAGGGTCGTGAACAGGTACGTGCAGAGCAGGACGGTGAGCGACAACACCAGTGCACTGCCGACGGGTTGGGTCATCACCCGCACTCCGGCGGCCAGAATTCGCTCGCCACCGAAGGGCCACTGCATCAGCACGAACTCCCGTAGTCGGGTCGAAAACCCGGTCGCG carries:
- a CDS encoding FadR/GntR family transcriptional regulator, with the translated sequence MSTLAHTMMTAARSADSGLAGPGELDRYPYAEAPGVDRVGAPAWEGTDPELGRVGRRAAGSRGRGLHGQLVQQLGQMIVSGDLGADRPLVPEEIGQRFEVSRTVVRESLRVLEAKGLVSARPNVGTRVRPVSDWNLLDPDIIEWRAYGPQRDDQRRELSELRWTIEPLAARLAAGHGREEVQQRLADMVEIMGHSMAQGDALTFSRADAEFHSLLIQVAGNRMLEHLSGIVSAALQVSGGPVAGCDRPNEISLAHHSRIVDALAAGDGAAAEAAMRQLLTVHPEVERVVPAPREH